One stretch of Streptomyces agglomeratus DNA includes these proteins:
- a CDS encoding gamma-glutamyltransferase family protein — MFTTRPTLQGTFGMVSSTHWLASQSAMAVLEDGGNAFDAAVAAGFVLHVVEPHLNGPAGEVPVILAPAGGEVRVLCGQGPAPAGASAAHYRALGLGLVPGTGPLAAAVPGAFDAWMLLLRDHGTKTLREVLRYAIGYAQDGHAPVEGVGETVERVRALFEEEWTSSAEVYLPGGRSPACGELLRNPALAATWRRLVAEAEAAGGDGRERQIDAARAVWREGFIAEALVRQAARPTMDTTGTRHTGTLSAADLAGWSAAYEAPATYDWNGWTLCKAGAWSQGPAFLQQLALLPPELPAYGSAEYIHLLIEGCKLAMADREAWYGDAADVPLDALLSASYNAGRRALVEDKASTELRPGSPDGRTPVLSAHARAVAAGEPGHHAGGARSDGAGEPTVAGDGATRGDTCHLDVVDRWGNMVAATPSGGWLQSNPVVPELGFPLGTRLQMAWLDEGLPNSLTPGRRPRTTLTPSLALRDGTAVLAFGTPGGDQQDQWQLHFFLAVALAGSPVRGGLDLQGAIDAPNWHNDSFPGSFFPRAMRPGSVTVESRMDAGVVEELRRRGHDVTVGGPWSEGRLCAVARDPRTGVLSAAANPRGMQGYAVGR; from the coding sequence ATGTTCACGACCCGCCCGACGCTCCAGGGCACCTTCGGCATGGTGTCCTCCACCCACTGGCTGGCGTCCCAGTCGGCGATGGCCGTCCTGGAGGACGGCGGCAACGCCTTCGACGCGGCCGTCGCCGCCGGGTTCGTCCTGCACGTCGTCGAGCCGCACCTCAACGGCCCCGCCGGCGAGGTGCCGGTCATCCTCGCACCGGCGGGCGGGGAGGTACGGGTGCTCTGCGGGCAGGGGCCCGCGCCCGCGGGCGCGAGCGCCGCCCACTACCGGGCGCTGGGACTCGGTCTCGTGCCCGGGACCGGTCCGCTGGCCGCGGCCGTCCCCGGAGCCTTCGACGCGTGGATGCTGCTCCTCCGCGACCACGGCACCAAGACGCTGCGCGAAGTGCTGCGGTACGCCATCGGGTACGCGCAGGACGGGCACGCCCCCGTCGAGGGGGTGGGCGAGACCGTGGAGCGGGTACGCGCCCTCTTCGAGGAGGAGTGGACCTCGTCCGCCGAGGTGTACCTGCCGGGCGGCCGGTCGCCGGCCTGCGGCGAGCTGCTGCGCAACCCCGCACTCGCCGCGACCTGGCGCCGTCTCGTCGCCGAGGCCGAGGCGGCGGGCGGCGACGGCCGGGAGCGCCAGATCGACGCGGCGCGCGCCGTCTGGCGCGAGGGGTTCATAGCCGAGGCGCTCGTACGGCAGGCCGCGCGCCCCACCATGGACACCACCGGCACCCGGCACACCGGGACGCTGAGCGCCGCCGACCTGGCCGGCTGGTCCGCGGCGTACGAGGCGCCCGCGACGTACGACTGGAACGGCTGGACGCTGTGCAAGGCGGGCGCCTGGAGCCAGGGACCGGCCTTCCTCCAGCAGCTCGCCCTGCTCCCGCCGGAGCTGCCGGCCTACGGCTCGGCCGAGTACATCCACCTCCTCATCGAGGGGTGCAAGCTGGCGATGGCGGACCGGGAGGCGTGGTACGGCGACGCCGCCGACGTGCCCCTCGACGCGCTGCTTTCGGCGTCGTACAACGCCGGGCGGCGGGCGCTGGTGGAGGACAAGGCGTCGACGGAACTGCGGCCCGGGAGTCCGGACGGCCGCACACCCGTGCTCAGCGCTCACGCGCGGGCCGTCGCCGCCGGGGAGCCCGGACACCACGCCGGGGGCGCGCGGTCCGACGGCGCCGGTGAACCGACCGTCGCCGGGGACGGGGCCACCCGCGGCGACACCTGCCACCTGGATGTCGTCGACCGCTGGGGCAACATGGTCGCGGCCACACCGAGCGGCGGCTGGCTCCAGTCGAACCCGGTGGTTCCCGAACTCGGCTTCCCGCTCGGCACCCGGCTCCAGATGGCCTGGCTGGACGAGGGGCTGCCGAACTCGCTGACGCCCGGACGGCGCCCCCGCACCACCCTGACCCCGTCGCTCGCGCTGCGGGACGGGACGGCCGTACTGGCCTTCGGCACGCCCGGCGGTGACCAGCAGGACCAGTGGCAGCTCCACTTCTTCCTCGCGGTCGCCCTCGCCGGCTCCCCGGTGCGGGGCGGACTCGACCTCCAGGGCGCCATCGACGCCCCCAACTGGCACAACGACTCCTTCCCCGGGTCCTTCTTCCCGCGCGCGATGCGTCCCGGGAGTGTCACCGTCGAGTCGCGGATGGACGCGGGCGTCGTCGAGGAGCTGCGGCGCCGGGGCCACGACGTGACGGTCGGCGGCCCGTGGTCCGAGGGCCGGCTGTGCGCGGTCGCGCGCGATCCGCGGACCGGCGTGCTGTCCGCCGCGGCGAACCCCCGGGGAATGCAGGGTTACGCGGTCGGGCGGTGA